In a single window of the Myxococcales bacterium genome:
- a CDS encoding aldo/keto reductase, which yields MDTRKLGQGEVRVGAIGLGAMAFAGWYDTRDDEAGVLAIHRALDAGITLIDTAEVYGNGKSEGLVGRAVRDRRDRAVVATKASKGSPAYLREAVDRSLKHLGLDHIDLYYLHRVDPDVPIEESVGAMAEMVKAGKVRAIGLSEAGPMTIRRAHATHPIAALQTEYSLLQRDPELDLLPVTRSLGITFVAYSPLHRGLLTGKIRTPADLQPDDWRSQVPRFQGANLAANVARLQPLEEMAAKKGVAVSSVALAWILRKGDDLVPLVGMGRPENVERNLEALRVTLNEADMASLDAAFPIGCAAGLRYPESMTSSLGREAPPVG from the coding sequence ATCGACACTCGCAAGCTGGGCCAGGGTGAGGTGCGCGTTGGCGCGATCGGGCTCGGCGCCATGGCGTTCGCCGGCTGGTACGACACCCGCGACGACGAGGCAGGCGTCCTCGCCATCCACCGCGCGCTCGACGCAGGCATCACGCTCATCGACACCGCGGAAGTCTACGGCAACGGAAAGAGCGAGGGACTCGTCGGCCGTGCCGTCCGCGATCGACGCGACCGGGCCGTCGTCGCCACGAAGGCCAGCAAGGGAAGCCCCGCGTACTTGCGCGAGGCCGTCGACCGCAGCTTGAAGCACCTCGGGCTCGACCACATCGACCTCTACTACCTGCACCGCGTGGATCCCGACGTGCCCATCGAGGAGTCGGTCGGCGCCATGGCGGAGATGGTGAAGGCGGGGAAGGTCCGTGCCATCGGCCTCTCGGAGGCGGGACCCATGACCATCCGCCGCGCGCACGCGACCCACCCGATCGCCGCGCTCCAGACCGAATACTCGCTCTTGCAGCGCGATCCGGAGCTCGATCTCCTTCCCGTCACGCGCTCCCTCGGCATCACCTTCGTCGCGTATTCGCCGCTCCACCGCGGCCTTCTCACCGGCAAGATCCGCACGCCCGCGGATCTGCAGCCCGACGATTGGCGCAGTCAGGTTCCGCGGTTCCAGGGCGCGAACCTCGCGGCGAACGTCGCACGCCTGCAGCCCCTCGAAGAGATGGCCGCGAAGAAGGGCGTCGCGGTCTCGTCCGTCGCGCTCGCTTGGATCCTGCGCAAGGGTGACGATCTCGTTCCGCTCGTAGGAATGGGACGCCCGGAGAACGTCGAGCGCAACCTCGAGGCACTCCGCGTCACGCTCAACGAAGCCGACATGGCCTCGCTCGACGCCGCGTTCCCGATCGGCTGCGCCGCTGGCCTCCGCTATCCCGAGTCAATGACCAGCTCGCTCGGTCGCGAGGCGCCGCCCGTGGGGTGA